The Catharus ustulatus isolate bCatUst1 chromosome 25, bCatUst1.pri.v2, whole genome shotgun sequence genome contains the following window.
acacatgcacctgctggctgccagggctgggctgcccaCCCGGCCAGGTGCATGCCCGGGGCAATGTCCTGCTCTGCGGCCGCAGGCACACCCCAGGTAGGGATCTCTAAGCCCCAGGGCTCGCCCTGACCCCAGGGGTGTttttggctgcaggagctgagtgaacctgctgctgtgagcaaaCAAACATGAGCCTGGCAAGAAAACAGCCAGTGTGGGTGAAACTCTGGGCACCGGTGGGGCACGGGCTCTGACAATGATTAAACTGGCCAACCCAGATTTCCCGGCAAGGCAGCGCAGGGCTGGGACCCGGTGGTTCATATTATGCAAATCACCTGGATCTGGGAGCATGAAcgtttggggctggaattcccctCGGGCTGCCAGATTGTTACGCCGCCCAAGCTATAAAAGCCGAGGCACGGGCAGGGCTTGCCCATCGGCACCAGCCTCCCGGGGCCCATGAGCAGTGGCTAGTGGCCAGGCCGGGCTCCGTCTCCCCTTGCTCCTCTCTGGATTACCCGCCGCTCCCGGAGCTGCCACCACAGAAGGTACCAAAGCTTTTTTGCCGAGGCCTGTTGACGTCcctcagccaggacagctgctttgctctgctccCCGTGCACCTTGGCTCTCCGCGGGGATGCTTTGGCCTTTCCTCGCTCCACGTTTGCTCTCCTACCGCGGCTAAGGCCCTTTGGGGGCCAGCgggacagcagctcccctccagcccccaggGTCTGTACAGAGGACAGGACAGTTTGGCTTTTTGTGagggctgagcaggggctgggtcCCCTCCTGGCTGTGATTGGGATGTGATTATTGCGACTGGTTGAGAGGACCGGAGCTGCGGGCACAGCggcgggcagcggggcagccAGCCGTGCCATGGGGTCAGGAGTGCCCACGGAGGGGCTCTGAGTCACTGCTCTCTGCCAGCCACCTTCTTGGTGTCACCCcttgctggctgccagcagggcgaggccaggctgctggggacagggctgttaCGAGCAGTGACGCCACGTCCCCAGTTCGCTCCGGCTCAGcctccctctctgctggcccCTGAGGAGCTGGTGAGTCAGGCCCCAGCCCCAACCAGCAGGTGCTGGGTGCATATTTCTGCAGAAGTGACCTGAGAGGTGAcgaagggaggagggagggacagcCTGACCTCACCCAGCCTGACgctggggtgctgcaggtgccGTGAGCCTGGGTCCCTCTGCCTCCACGGGGGCTCACTGTCATCTCTCGGCACAGAGCTCCATGGCAGGATCTTGTGAGATCAGCAACATCTTCTCAAACTACATCAGCGCCATGTACCAGCCGGATGAAGTGCAGCCAAACTTGGACATGctgggacaccttggggacgAGAGCAACCTGGGGCTCAGCTTCCCCGCCAGCCAGCcgccagcacagagcacaggtaGGACCAGGAgagtggcactggtggcactggggagccATGGGGCAGCTGTGAGGCAGTGCCACTGTCTGGGAAGAGCACTGCAAGGTCCTTGTCCCAGTGGGACAGGTCAGCAGCTCCCACCATGCCTCAGTTTTCCCCGGGAAAGGCCAAAaggctgtgccaccctgggtGGCACAAGGTATGGCTGTTGGGAACACGTCTGATTTACCCAGGACATGGGGGAATAATTGTCctcctcccacagcacagcGTAGGGCACAGGCTGCCAGGGTTCACAGGAGCAGATTGGAAGTACAGTTCTGTGATGGGGGATGTCATCTGATGGTGCTCAGGGAGGATGagacacacagcagcacagcagggtggaTGGCAGCACAAACAGGACAAATGGCACCGAGGCCAGCCCTGGGACAGTGTGGGGTCATTGCcatctgcagggcagggcactaAGGACACTTTAGTCCCGTAGCTCTCCAAGTGAAGGGCTTGCTGTGTCCCACAAGGTTGCACTGGACCAGACCAGGTGTCCAGTGGCCACTGGCAGCCCACACGAGGCACACGGTGCTGGCACGgccaccctgccctgagccctgctctccctccctgcagacaaGCCGGAGTGGTTCAGCGAGCTCCCGTACTTCTGGACCAAGGTGCAGGTGCTGGAGTGGATCAGTTACCATGTGGAGAAGAACAAGTACGATGCCAGCTCCATCGATTTCTCCTGCTGCAACATGGATGGGCACACGCTGTGCCACTGCACCAGGGACCAGATGCGCCTCATCTTCGGGCCCCTGGGGGATGAGCTCTACGATCGCCTGCATGAGATCAGTGAGTGTAACAAGGTCTCCTTCATCTGCAGGCCTGGCAGCCTGAAGGAAAAGTTTGAGAAGCCTCCACTAGCCCAGGATCTCCTGcttcctgggcactgcagaggcTGTGTAGGAGGGTGTGGGGGCACAGACCAGAGTCCAAGCATGGCTGGGCTCGGCTCCCAGTATGCAGTATTCCCCTTTATATGGAACAGACAGTGCTAATCCCAGTCCTTCACCTCTGTAGCATCTGATGAGCTGAACTGGATCATTGATTTGCTGGAAAAAGAGGAAGCAACTTCCCAGACCTTCCTGAACTCCAGCCACCTGGGTAAGAGAGGAGTCCTGGCCAAGCCTTTTCCCCAGGGATCACATACTGATGGCAGCAAGGCTAAtcccttcttcccttctctgccccttccagagctgggaaatccCTGTGCCAAGGACTCCCTGGAGGACTTAAAGCCCACAAACCCTTTCACAGACTTCACCTGCTTGCCgggtgccctgtccccaggcagctctgatGTCTCAGGTGAGTGTTTCGTCAAGGGTGGGTTTGTGTCTTGCAGCAGTCTGGTGGTAGGGGAAGCAGTGGGAACCAGGGGGAAAGCGTCCAGATGCTCAGCAGTCTGAACCCTGATCCTTTGCCTCTCAGGGCCTGTGATGTCCCATAGCCCCAACTCTCAGGACTCCGGTGGAAGTGACCTCGACCTCGACCCTGCAGAATCAAAGCTCTTCCCTGAGGGTGAGCTGTTTGCTTccacacaggagctgggaggggtggGCTGGCTCCCGGGCAGTTCTGCACTTCCTACCTGCCAATGGTTTAGGGACAACACCTGAACACCCATCCTCactgagaaggaggaaaagatctGTTTCCCCAAGTGCTGTGCTTCTGTTTCTCTCCATTGAGCAGGGTGATGGGCTGGGGTAGCTGGGCAGTGGTGATCCTGGTGGGAAGGGGTGGGTGCTGGCAGATGGGTGAAGACTGCAACCAGGGATCCTGGTCACAGAAATCAGTGTTGGGTATTGATCTCAGCTGATGATGACACTGGAAACATCGGGAATGCAAGGAAGCAGTAGGGTTTGGAGAAGGAACAGTGTGCTGCCCTAAGCATAGTATAGGGGATGAGGGTGGAATGAGGCTGGAGGGAATGGGGTGACCTTGCTGTCAGGGGACATTTCCCTGGCACCTGGGCCTGAAAAGAGGGTGGAcagggagggggctgcagcccagcatgTGCTCCCCAGCCTGACATGTGCCCCTTTCTTGTGTGCACAGACCATTTTTCAGGCAGCAAAAAAGGGGACAGCAAACACGGCAAGCGGAAACGGGGACGGCCCCGAAAACTcagcaaggagagcagagatTGCCTGGAGAACCGCAAGAGCAAGCACTGTAGGTGAACCTTCAGCCCAGCAGCCTGGACTGCCTCCCCCTCTTGGCTTCATGGGGAATGATGGGAGGAAAGGCCTTGGCAGAGGGGTTTATAGTGATCCAAGGACTTGCAGGAGCTTCCCTCCTTTACAACTCACAACTTTACAATCTCCTCTTTCAGCCCCAAGAGGCACCCACCTGTGGGAGTTCATCCGGGACATCCTGATCCACCCCGAGCTGAACGAGGGGCTAATGAAGTGGGAGGACCGAAGGGAGGGAGTCTTCAAGTTCCTGCGCTCGGAAGCAgtggctcagctctggggccagaaaaagaaaaacagcagcatgACCTACGagaagctgagcagagccatGCGGTGAGTGCCCTATCCTGTCCTGTGGGGGGGAACTGCCCCacacagctcagcctgagccctccagcagctcctcagggtgtggggctgcatccagagccctgATTCCACTCTGTCTCCCACAGATATTACTACAAACGAGAGATCTTGGAGAGGGTTGATGGACGACGCCTGGTGTACAAGTTTGGGAAGAACTCCAGCGgctggaaggaagaggaggtgcTCAACAGGAACAAGGAGCTGTAGGAGTCCTGGATGAGCCAGGGTCTGATAAGCCCCTcagggccagccctgagccGGGCTCCTTGACAGGAACCTTTGCCTGCAGCTGtatctgggagctgctgccccgTGCAACGTGTGGAATTACTACCCTGCATGGGCACGCTCGTGTGTGCGGGTGACTGCCAGCACTGAGGTGTTCAGAGCCAATATTTTGGCTCCAGTAGGTTATTGCAAACTGTGACTTCCTTTGCTGGATTCGTACCTCCAGTTGGACCCGTGGGGACTGTGGTTGTTTCAAAGCCTGAACAgatgaaggggaagagaagctCAAGCCCCACTGTGAGAACCCAGCAGGTCTCCTGCTGTCACCCACCTCCTGCCTGGGTAGAGGAGCAGCacatctgtgtcacctgtgaCTGAACAGAGCTTGTCCTAGCTGTGGGGTCTTCCCTCCCACTGCTTGCGCCATGCTGAAGGAGCCCCCTGTCCTGTTCACTGCATGTGGGTTGGGTGAGACCCCCTTTGTGTAGCAGCTTCTCAGTGTGGCACCTGCTGAGAGAAGATGGGAACATTGTGGAGCTTCACCCAGAAAGTCCTCAGTGAGAGGAGGACATGGGACAGCGGGGCCATGCTGCATTTCCAACCTGGGCTGTGTCTAGAGACAGCCCTTTTCCCCAAAAGTGGCGTCTAATTTATGTAAGACCCAAAAAAAGCACAGAGTGAATGtacagatatattttttcatgAGTAAGATGTTCCTGCGTGAGAGTGAGTGCTGTGGGGCACACAGGTGTGTGGTGGCAGGTGGTGATGCTCAGCTGGACTGAAGTGATGTCCCAGGGCACAGACTGGTGCTGTGCCAGCCACAGAAGAGGATGTTAACCCAGCCAGGCACCCACCAGGTGCCTGTGGTTTCCTCCTTTTCAAGTGGGAATGTAAGATGAATAAATTGttgcttttttgggtttttgtacCTACTTGTAATTTTTCTCGTTTTTCTTAAACCCATGGTGAGGATCAGGCGTGTCCCATGGCATGAACCTCTGCCACCATGTCTGGCTGCTGTGGTCTGGGCCTGCCTGGTCATCCTGAGATCACAGGCTCTTCCTCAGGGTGAGATGGGACTGGCTCAAAGCCACCCAGGGAGGGGCATCTTACACCCACTCCCAAACCTTGGCCCTTCTGAGAACCCTCTGAAATTCTAGCCCTGGCTCTCTCCTGGAGCACTGGCTCCAAGCCAGAGCTCACCAGCTGCAGGCTGATGGGATGTAAAGTCCTGGGTGATCTGGGGAGGGGCATCTCTCAACACTCTGCACCTGAATACCCAGTCACAGCCTGTGGGAGGACCTTTAGCCTCTCTCGGGCCAGGGAGGCATGAAGGGATACcaag
Protein-coding sequences here:
- the ELF3 gene encoding ETS-related transcription factor Elf-3, which gives rise to MAGSCEISNIFSNYISAMYQPDEVQPNLDMLGHLGDESNLGLSFPASQPPAQSTDKPEWFSELPYFWTKVQVLEWISYHVEKNKYDASSIDFSCCNMDGHTLCHCTRDQMRLIFGPLGDELYDRLHEITSDELNWIIDLLEKEEATSQTFLNSSHLELGNPCAKDSLEDLKPTNPFTDFTCLPGALSPGSSDVSGPVMSHSPNSQDSGGSDLDLDPAESKLFPEDHFSGSKKGDSKHGKRKRGRPRKLSKESRDCLENRKSKHSPRGTHLWEFIRDILIHPELNEGLMKWEDRREGVFKFLRSEAVAQLWGQKKKNSSMTYEKLSRAMRYYYKREILERVDGRRLVYKFGKNSSGWKEEEVLNRNKEL